In one window of Henckelia pumila isolate YLH828 chromosome 1, ASM3356847v2, whole genome shotgun sequence DNA:
- the LOC140862800 gene encoding secreted RxLR effector protein 161-like: MENCSAASTPMSASIKLDKDEDGPSVDQTLFRGLIGSLLYLIASRPDIMFSVGLCARFQSDPKQSHYIAAKRILKYLKGTQNVGLWYPKDSSFNLIGYSDADYAGCRIDRKSKSGTCQFLGDRLISWFSKKQTSIATSTAESEYLAAGSCCAQLLWIQQQLRDYGVDSSESPIFCDNTSAIAITYNLVLHSRTKHIDIRHHFI, encoded by the coding sequence ATGGAGAATTGCTCTGCTGCTAGTACCCCAATGAGTGCTTCAATCAAACTGGACAAAGATGAAGATGGGCCTTCAGTAGATCAAACTCTATTCAGAGGACTTATAGGATCTTTACTTTATCTGATAGCAAGCAGACCAGATATAATGTTCTCAGTTGGTctatgtgcaagatttcaatctgATCCGAAGCAATCTCACTATATTGCCGCAAAGAGAATCCTAAAATATCTTAAGGGAACTCAGAATGTTGGATTATGGTATCCAAAAGATTCTAGTTTTAATCTAATTGGTtactcagatgcagattatgcaggttgcagAATTGATCGTAAGAGCAAAAGTGGGACTTGTCAATTTCTTGGTGACAGGCTTATTTCTTGGTTCAGTAAGAAACAAACATCTATTGCTACATCTACAGCAGAATCAGAATACTTAGCCGCTGGAAGTTGTTGTGCACAAttgctctggattcaacagcaactCAGAGATTACGGTGTTGATTCATCTGAATCACCAATCTTCTGTGATAATACAAGTGCAATTGCTATCACATACAATCTGGTTCTACATTCCagaacaaagcacattgatataCGTCACCATTTCATCTGA